A portion of the Lolium rigidum isolate FL_2022 chromosome 1, APGP_CSIRO_Lrig_0.1, whole genome shotgun sequence genome contains these proteins:
- the LOC124676594 gene encoding uncharacterized protein LOC124676594 isoform X2 has product MELLPIPLCYRPKVMTCPRSLISSFSHRLVDVLRKPAMPPPALGDEAARRSGLLISLFTIHTLMAAYIAHQKDCRLVDFVCGIILVKHNAHNLLLSPSYHRQ; this is encoded by the exons ATGGAGCTCCTCCCTATTCCCCTTTGCTACAGACCAAAG GTGATGACATGCCCTCGCTCGCTGATCTCGAGCTTCAGCCACCGTCTGGTAGATGTCCTGCGCAAGCCCGCTATGCCGCCTCCAGCACTAGGAGATGAGGCGGCTCGGAGGTCCGGCCTCCTCATATCCCTCTTCACCATCCACACACTCATGGCGGCGTACATTGCCCACCAGAAGGACTGCAGGCTCGTCGACTTTGTGTGTGGCATCATCCTCGTCAAACACAATGCCCACAACCTGCTACTGTCGCCGAG TTATCACCGACAATAA
- the LOC124676594 gene encoding uncharacterized protein LOC124676594 isoform X1, whose translation MELLPIPLCYRPKVMTCPRSLISSFSHRLVDVLRKPAMPPPALGDEAARRSGLLISLFTIHTLMAAYIAHQKDCRLVDFVCGIILVKHNAHNLLLSPRFLLMFLGSL comes from the exons ATGGAGCTCCTCCCTATTCCCCTTTGCTACAGACCAAAG GTGATGACATGCCCTCGCTCGCTGATCTCGAGCTTCAGCCACCGTCTGGTAGATGTCCTGCGCAAGCCCGCTATGCCGCCTCCAGCACTAGGAGATGAGGCGGCTCGGAGGTCCGGCCTCCTCATATCCCTCTTCACCATCCACACACTCATGGCGGCGTACATTGCCCACCAGAAGGACTGCAGGCTCGTCGACTTTGTGTGTGGCATCATCCTCGTCAAACACAATGCCCACAACCTGCTACTGTCGCCGAGGTTTCTTCTTATGTTTCTTGGCAGCTTGTAG